A stretch of the Brevundimonas sp. MF30-B genome encodes the following:
- a CDS encoding YicC/YloC family endoribonuclease, whose amino-acid sequence MSAISGMTGFGRADGALSDWSWTVEARSVNGRGLEVRFRGPPGFDTLERTAKTAGQAKLNRGQVTVNIQAKRAASGAEARVNREVLDRYLALAEDLAERGATPPSADGLLSLRGVLEVSEDEADDVEGRAAVEAAMAVTLEQALDALKASRDDEGARLTPVVTGFIDAIERLTAQAESEAAAQIEAIRERFARRMAEIAPDAPGLDERIFLEAAALAAKADVREELDRLTAHLASARDLLRQPPAGRKLDFLMQEFMREANTLCSKSATTALTGIGLELKAVIEQLREQVQNVE is encoded by the coding sequence ATGAGCGCCATCTCGGGCATGACGGGTTTCGGCCGCGCAGACGGCGCGCTGAGCGACTGGAGCTGGACGGTCGAGGCGCGCTCGGTGAACGGGCGCGGGCTGGAGGTGCGCTTTCGCGGTCCGCCCGGTTTCGACACCCTCGAGCGCACGGCCAAGACCGCCGGTCAGGCCAAGCTGAATCGCGGCCAGGTCACCGTCAACATCCAGGCCAAGCGCGCCGCTTCCGGCGCCGAAGCCCGGGTCAACCGCGAGGTTCTGGACCGCTATCTGGCGCTGGCCGAGGACTTGGCTGAGCGCGGGGCGACACCGCCGTCCGCCGACGGCCTGCTGTCGCTGCGCGGCGTGCTGGAGGTCAGCGAGGACGAGGCCGATGATGTGGAGGGGCGCGCCGCCGTCGAAGCCGCCATGGCCGTCACCCTGGAGCAGGCGCTCGACGCCTTGAAGGCCTCGCGCGATGATGAGGGCGCACGACTGACGCCGGTGGTCACAGGCTTCATCGACGCCATCGAGCGCCTGACCGCCCAGGCCGAGAGCGAGGCCGCCGCCCAGATCGAGGCGATCCGCGAGCGATTCGCCCGCCGCATGGCCGAGATCGCGCCTGACGCGCCGGGTCTGGACGAGCGGATTTTCCTGGAAGCCGCCGCCTTGGCCGCCAAGGCGGACGTGCGCGAAGAGCTGGATCGACTGACCGCTCATCTCGCCTCGGCCCGCGACCTGTTGCGCCAGCCCCCCGCCGGGCGAAAACTCGACTTCCTGATGCAGGAATTCATGAGGGAGGCGAACACCCTCTGCTCGAAATCGGCTACGACCGCGCTCACCGGAATCGGCCTCGAGCTGAAGGCCGTGATCGAACAGTTGCGAGAACAGGTTCAGAATGTCGAATGA
- the mltG gene encoding endolytic transglycosylase MltG, giving the protein MAWLTAAGTLGVLALVALIAVLFLYFGPGPAARDGEQTVVALPSGSGVAAIGARLKQSGVIRSADMFRVAVSLTGADRRLRAGEYEVPSRASLATVVSLLVDGKVVRHYVTLPEGWSSAQAVDILMRNEVLTGEIETPPEGSLWPETYEVMRGDTRASVIARMKRARDDRLAALWAERSPDTIVRTPEEAVILASVVEKETAVAAERPRVAGVFTNRLRQGMRLESDPTIVYGITQGRPLGRGIRLSELQATTPWNTYRIDGLPRTAIANPGEEALKAVLNPLRTDDLFFVADGTGGHAFARTYPEHLANVARWRAIERQKAGLPADAPPPAVEGAVPGVPNASGAGAEAGSPPPGQAVITVNPAPAR; this is encoded by the coding sequence GTGGCCTGGCTGACTGCGGCGGGCACGCTGGGCGTGCTGGCGCTAGTGGCCCTGATCGCGGTGCTGTTCCTGTACTTCGGCCCAGGACCTGCGGCGCGCGACGGCGAGCAGACCGTGGTCGCCCTGCCCAGCGGCTCGGGCGTGGCGGCGATCGGGGCGCGGCTGAAACAGTCAGGCGTGATCCGCTCGGCCGATATGTTCCGCGTGGCCGTCAGCCTGACCGGAGCGGACCGCCGCCTGCGGGCCGGCGAGTATGAAGTGCCGTCCCGCGCCTCGCTGGCTACGGTCGTCAGCCTGCTGGTCGACGGCAAGGTGGTGCGCCACTACGTGACCCTGCCCGAAGGCTGGTCCTCGGCTCAGGCCGTCGACATCCTGATGCGCAACGAAGTTCTGACCGGCGAGATCGAAACCCCGCCGGAAGGCAGCCTGTGGCCAGAAACCTATGAGGTCATGCGCGGCGATACGCGCGCCTCGGTGATCGCCCGCATGAAGCGCGCCCGCGACGACCGGCTGGCGGCCCTGTGGGCTGAACGCTCGCCGGACACCATCGTCCGCACGCCCGAAGAGGCCGTGATCCTGGCGTCCGTGGTGGAGAAGGAGACAGCGGTCGCCGCCGAGCGGCCCCGCGTGGCCGGCGTCTTCACCAACCGTCTGCGTCAGGGCATGCGTCTGGAGAGCGATCCGACCATCGTCTACGGCATCACCCAGGGGCGGCCCCTGGGTCGTGGCATCCGCCTGTCGGAGCTGCAGGCGACGACGCCTTGGAACACCTATCGCATCGACGGCCTGCCGCGCACGGCCATCGCCAATCCGGGCGAGGAGGCGCTGAAGGCGGTGCTGAATCCGCTCCGCACGGACGACCTGTTCTTCGTGGCGGACGGCACCGGCGGCCACGCCTTCGCCCGCACCTATCCCGAACATCTGGCCAATGTGGCCCGCTGGCGCGCCATCGAGCGGCAGAAGGCGGGCTTGCCGGCCGATGCGCCGCCGCCTGCGGTCGAGGGCGCCGTGCCCGGCGTGCCGAACGCCTCGGGCGCCGGCGCCGAGGCCGGCTCTCCGCCGCCAGGACAGGCCGTGATCACCGTCAACCCGGCGCCCGCGCGATGA
- the fabF gene encoding beta-ketoacyl-ACP synthase II — translation MRRVVVTGLGLLTPLGWGVDHNWQAILDGRSGIGPITNFDTEGYACTIAGEIPSVDGRGGGAPDQPGVFDPDKVMSPKDRKRVDDFIVYAVAAADEALADAGWKPESNEDKERTGVMVGAGIGGLGPIADTAIVLKEQGPRRVSPFFIPSALINLASGQISIRHGLKGPNHSVVTACATGAHAIGDAARLIAYGDADVMVAGGAESSIVPIGIAGFLACKALCTAFNDTPEKASRPYDKDHAGFVMGEGAGVMVLEEYEHAKARGARIYAELTGYGLSGDAYHITAPSEDGEGGYRAMQMALKRAGLQPSDIDYVNAHGTSTMADWIEAKAIERLMGDHAPNVALSSTKSMIGHLLGAAGAVEAVFCVLALRDQIAPPTINLDDPEQETALNMVKNKGQPMKIDAAMSNSFGFGGTNACVIFQKAN, via the coding sequence ATGCGCCGCGTCGTCGTAACGGGCCTCGGCCTTTTGACGCCTCTGGGTTGGGGTGTTGATCACAACTGGCAGGCCATCCTGGATGGCCGGTCCGGCATCGGGCCGATCACCAACTTCGACACCGAAGGCTATGCTTGCACCATCGCGGGCGAAATTCCGTCGGTCGACGGCCGGGGCGGCGGGGCCCCCGACCAGCCGGGCGTGTTCGATCCCGACAAAGTCATGTCGCCCAAAGACCGCAAGCGGGTCGATGATTTCATCGTCTACGCCGTCGCCGCCGCCGACGAGGCCTTGGCCGACGCCGGCTGGAAACCGGAGAGCAACGAGGACAAGGAACGCACCGGCGTCATGGTCGGCGCCGGCATTGGCGGCCTTGGCCCCATCGCCGACACCGCCATTGTGCTGAAGGAACAGGGGCCGCGTCGCGTCAGTCCCTTCTTCATCCCCTCGGCGCTGATCAATCTGGCGTCGGGCCAGATTTCGATCCGTCACGGCCTGAAGGGGCCGAACCACTCCGTCGTCACGGCCTGCGCCACGGGCGCCCACGCCATCGGCGACGCGGCGCGGCTGATCGCCTATGGCGACGCCGACGTCATGGTGGCGGGCGGGGCTGAGAGCTCGATCGTGCCGATCGGCATCGCCGGCTTCCTGGCGTGCAAGGCCCTGTGCACCGCCTTCAACGACACGCCCGAAAAGGCCAGCCGACCCTACGACAAGGACCACGCCGGCTTCGTGATGGGCGAGGGCGCCGGCGTCATGGTTCTGGAAGAGTACGAGCATGCCAAGGCGCGCGGGGCCAGGATCTACGCCGAACTGACGGGCTATGGCCTGTCGGGCGACGCCTATCACATCACCGCGCCGTCCGAGGACGGGGAGGGCGGCTATCGGGCCATGCAGATGGCGCTGAAGCGCGCCGGGCTCCAGCCCTCGGACATCGACTACGTCAACGCCCACGGCACCTCGACCATGGCCGACTGGATCGAGGCCAAGGCGATCGAGCGGTTGATGGGCGATCACGCGCCGAACGTGGCGCTGAGCTCGACCAAGTCCATGATCGGCCACCTGCTGGGCGCCGCCGGCGCGGTCGAGGCCGTGTTCTGCGTGCTGGCGCTGCGGGACCAGATCGCGCCGCCGACCATCAACTTGGACGATCCCGAACAGGAAACGGCGCTGAACATGGTCAAGAACAAGGGGCAGCCCATGAAGATCGATGCGGCCATGTCGAACAGCTTCGGATTCGGCGGCACCAACGCCTGCGTCATCTTCCAGAAGGCGAACTGA
- a CDS encoding acyl carrier protein, which translates to MSDTLERVRKIVIDHLDADPDKVTEKASFIDDLGADSLDNVELVMAFEEEFNIEIPDDAAEHIQTVGDAVKFIDEKSAG; encoded by the coding sequence ATGTCCGACACGCTCGAACGCGTCCGCAAGATCGTCATCGACCACCTGGACGCCGATCCGGACAAGGTCACTGAAAAGGCCAGCTTCATCGACGACCTGGGCGCTGACTCGCTCGACAACGTCGAGCTGGTGATGGCCTTCGAAGAAGAGTTCAACATCGAGATCCCCGACGACGCCGCCGAGCACATCCAGACGGTCGGCGACGCTGTGAAGTTCATCGACGAGAAGTCGGCGGGCTGA
- the fabG gene encoding 3-oxoacyl-[acyl-carrier-protein] reductase — protein MFDLSGKTALVTGATGGIGGAVARALHAQGATVVLSGTREAVLADLAGQLGERAFAAAANLSDAESVDGLVARAEEAAGAPLDILVANAGITKDGLLMRMKDEDFEQVLKVNLESYFRLSRAAVKGMMKRRAGRIIGVTSVVGVTGNPGQTNYAASKAGMIGFSKSLAQEVGSRGITVNCIAPGFIASPMTDVLNDAQREAILGRIPAGRLGEGDEIAAAAVYLASSEAAYVTGQTLHVNGGMAMI, from the coding sequence ATGTTCGATCTTTCCGGCAAGACCGCCCTCGTCACCGGCGCTACGGGCGGCATCGGCGGGGCGGTGGCGCGGGCGCTGCACGCCCAGGGCGCGACCGTCGTGTTGTCCGGCACGCGCGAGGCCGTTCTGGCCGACCTGGCGGGTCAGTTGGGCGAGCGGGCCTTCGCCGCCGCCGCCAACCTGTCGGACGCCGAGAGCGTGGACGGCCTGGTCGCGCGCGCCGAAGAGGCGGCCGGCGCGCCGCTGGACATCCTGGTGGCCAATGCGGGCATCACCAAGGACGGCCTGCTGATGCGCATGAAGGACGAGGACTTCGAGCAGGTCCTGAAGGTCAATCTGGAGAGCTATTTCCGCCTCAGCCGCGCGGCGGTGAAAGGCATGATGAAGCGCCGGGCGGGCCGCATCATCGGCGTGACCTCCGTGGTCGGCGTCACCGGCAATCCGGGCCAGACCAACTATGCGGCCTCAAAGGCCGGCATGATCGGTTTCTCCAAGTCGCTGGCCCAGGAGGTCGGCAGCCGCGGCATCACGGTCAACTGCATCGCGCCGGGCTTCATCGCCTCGCCCATGACCGACGTGCTGAACGACGCCCAGCGCGAGGCCATCCTGGGCCGCATTCCGGCGGGCCGGTTGGGCGAGGGCGACGAGATCGCCGCCGCCGCCGTCTATCTGGCGTCCAGCGAAGCAGCCTATGTCACGGGGCAGACCTTGCACGTCAATGGCGGCATGGCGATGATCTGA
- the fabD gene encoding ACP S-malonyltransferase — protein sequence MSIAFLFPGQGSQSVGMGSSLADAFASAREVFAEVDDALGQKLSQLMREGPEDQLTLTENAQPALMAVSVAAARALKAEFGVEIGSAAYVAGHSLGEYSALAAAGSISLADTARLLKTRGQAMQKAVPVGKGAMASLIGPKTDLALAEAAARAGSEVGVCVVANDNNNGNVVISGDKAAVDRAIEKAKELGARAIPLNVSAPFHCPLMQPAADRMADALGEARIVAPTPAVVANVTARPETDPEVIRRLLVEQVTGRVRWRESMEWMAGEGGVTRFVEIGAGKVLTGMAKRIAPDAEGLALNTPEDLEAFAKSL from the coding sequence ATGAGCATCGCCTTCCTGTTCCCCGGCCAGGGCAGCCAGAGCGTCGGCATGGGCTCGTCCCTGGCGGACGCCTTCGCCAGCGCGCGCGAGGTTTTCGCCGAGGTGGACGACGCCCTGGGTCAGAAGCTGTCGCAGCTGATGCGTGAGGGACCGGAAGACCAACTGACCCTGACCGAGAACGCCCAGCCGGCCCTGATGGCCGTCTCCGTGGCGGCGGCGCGGGCGCTGAAAGCCGAGTTCGGGGTCGAGATCGGCAGCGCGGCCTATGTCGCCGGCCACTCTCTGGGCGAGTACTCGGCCCTGGCGGCGGCGGGGTCGATCAGCCTGGCGGACACAGCTCGGCTGCTGAAGACACGCGGCCAGGCGATGCAGAAGGCGGTTCCGGTGGGAAAGGGGGCCATGGCCTCGCTGATCGGACCCAAGACCGACCTGGCCTTGGCCGAAGCGGCCGCGCGTGCGGGTTCGGAAGTCGGCGTCTGCGTGGTCGCCAACGACAACAACAACGGCAACGTCGTCATCTCGGGCGACAAGGCTGCGGTCGACCGCGCTATCGAGAAGGCCAAGGAACTGGGCGCTCGCGCCATTCCGCTGAACGTCTCGGCGCCCTTCCACTGTCCGCTGATGCAGCCGGCCGCCGACCGCATGGCCGACGCCCTGGGTGAGGCGCGCATCGTCGCTCCCACCCCGGCGGTTGTCGCCAATGTCACCGCACGGCCTGAGACGGATCCCGAGGTCATCCGCCGTCTGCTGGTCGAACAGGTCACCGGCCGAGTGCGCTGGCGCGAGAGCATGGAGTGGATGGCCGGTGAGGGGGGCGTGACCCGCTTCGTCGAGATCGGCGCCGGCAAGGTGCTGACCGGCATGGCCAAGCGCATCGCGCCCGACGCCGAGGGCCTGGCCCTGAATACGCCGGAAGACCTGGAAGCCTTCGCGAAATCGCTGTGA